The following coding sequences lie in one Capsicum annuum cultivar UCD-10X-F1 chromosome 5, UCD10Xv1.1, whole genome shotgun sequence genomic window:
- the LOC107869983 gene encoding lycopene beta cyclase, chloroplastic/chromoplastic isoform X1, whose product MDTLLRTPNNLEFLHGFGVKVSAFSSVKSQKFGAKKFCEGLGSRSVCVKASSSALLELVPETKKENLDFELPMYDPSKGVVVDLAVVGGGPAGLAVAQQVSEAGLSVCSIDPNPKLIWPNNYGVWVDEFEAMDLLDCLDATWSGATVYIDDNTTKDLNRPYGRVNRKQLKSKMMQKCILNGVKFHQAKVIKVIHEESKSMLICNDGITIQATVVLDATGFSRSLVQYDKPYNPGYQVAYGILAEVEEHPFDVNKMVFMDWRDSHLKNNVELKERNSRIPTFLYAMPFSSNRIFLEETSLVARPGLGMDDIQERMVARLSHLGIKVKSIEEDEHCVIPMGGPLPVLPQRVVGIGGTAGMVHPSTGYMVARTLAAAPVVANAIIQYLSSERSHSGDELSAAVWKDLWPIERRRQREFFCFGMDILLKLDLPATRRFFDAFFDLEPRYWHGFLSSRLFLPELIVFGLSLFSHASNTSRLEIMTKGTLPLVHMINNLLQDKE is encoded by the coding sequence ATGGATACGCTCTTGAGAACCCCAAACAATCTTGAATTTCTGCATGGATTTGGTGTTAAAGTTAGTGCCTTTAGCTCTGTGAAGTCTCAGAAGTTTGGTGCTAAGAAGTTTTGTGAAGGTTTGGGGAGTAGAAGTGTCTGTGTGAAGGCTAGTAGTAGTGCTCTTTTGGAGCTTGTACCTGAGACAAAAAAggaaaatcttgattttgagcTTCCTATGTATGACCCTTCAAAAGGGGTTGTTGTGGATCTTGCTGTGGTCGGTGGTGGTCCTGCAGGTCTTGCTGTTGCACAGCAAGTTTCTGAAGCAGGACTTTCTGTTTGTTCGATTGATCCGAATCCTAAATTGATATGGCCTAATAACTATGGTGTTTGGGTGGATGAATTTGAGGCTATGGACTTGTTAGATTGTCTTGATGCTACTTGGTCTGGTGCAACGGTGTACATTGATGATAATACAACTAAAGATCTTAATAGACCTTATGGAAGGGTTAACCGAAAGCAGTTGAAATCGAAAATGATGCAGAAATGTATACTGAATGGTGTTAAATTCCATCAAGCCAAAGTTATAAAGGTAATCCATGAGGAATCTAAATCCATGTTGATATGCAATGATGGTATTACTATTCAGGCGACAGTGGTGCTCGATGCAACTGGCTTCTCTAGATCTCTTGTTCAGTATGATAAGCCTTATAACCCCGGGTATCAAGTAGCTTATGGCATTTTGGCTGAAGTTGAAGAGCACCCCTTTGATGTAAACAAGATGGTTTTCATGGATTGGCGCGACTCTCATTTGAAGAACAACGTGGAGCTCAAGGAGAGAAATAGTAGAATACCAACTTTCCTTTATGCCATGCCATTTTCATCCAACAGGATATTTCTTGAAGAAACCTCACTTGTTGCTCGTCCTGGTTTGGGTATGGATGATATTCAAGAACGAATGGTGGCTCGTTTAAGTCACTTGGGGATAAAAGTTAAGAGCATTGAAGAGGATGAACATTGTGTAATACCAATGGGTGGTCCTCTTCCAGTATTACCTCAGAGAGTTGTTGGAATTGGTGGCACAGCCGGTATGGTTCATCCATCCACCGGTTATATGGTAGCAAGGACACTAGCTGCAGCTCCTGTCGTTGCCAATGCCATAATTCAGTACCTCAGTTCTGAAAGAAGTCATTCGGGTGATGAGTTATCCGCAGCTGTTTGGAAGGATTTGTGGCCGATAGAGAGGAGGCGTCAAAGAGAGTTCTTCTGCTTCGGTATGGACATTCTTCTGAAGCTTGACTTACCGGCTACAAGGAGGTTCTTTGATGCATTCTTCGACTTAGAACCTCGTTATTGGCATGGCTTCTTGTCATCCAGGTTGTTTCTACCTGAACTCATAGTTTTTGGGCTCTCACTTTTCTCTCATGCTTCAAATACTTCTAGATTAGAGATAATGACAAAGGGAACTCTTCCATTAGTACATATGATCAACAATTTGTTACAGGATAAAGAATGA
- the LOC107869983 gene encoding lycopene beta cyclase, chloroplastic/chromoplastic (The RefSeq protein has 2 substitutions compared to this genomic sequence): MDTLLRTPNNLEFLHGFGVKVSAFSSVKSQKFGAKKFCEGLGSRSVCVKASSSALLELVPETKKENLDFELPMYDPSKGVVVDLAVVGGGPAGLAVAQQVSEAGLSVCSIDPNPKLIWPNNYGVWVDEFEAMDLLDCLDATWSGAAVYIDDKTTKDLNRPYGRVNRKQLKSKMMQKCILNGVKFHQAKVIKVIHEESKSMLICNDGITIQATVVLDATGFSRSLVQYDKPYNPGYQVAYGILAEVEEHPFDVNKMVFMDWRDSHLKNNVELKERNSRIPTFLYAMPFSSNRIFLEETSLVARPGLGMDDIQERMVARLSHLGIKVKSIEEDEHCVIPMGGPLPVLPQRVVGIGGTAGMVHPSTGYMVARTLAAAPVVANAIIQYLSSERSHSGDELSAAVWKDLWPIERRRQREFFCFGMDILLKLDLPATRRFFDAFFDLEPRYWHGFLSSRLFLPELIVFGLSLFSHASNTSRLEIMTKGTLPLVHMINNLLQDKE; this comes from the coding sequence ATGGATACGCTCTTGAGAACCCCAAACAATCTTGAATTTCTGCATGGATTTGGTGTTAAAGTTAGTGCCTTTAGCTCTGTGAAGTCTCAGAAGTTTGGTGCTAAGAAGTTTTGTGAAGGTTTGGGGAGTAGAAGTGTCTGTGTGAAGGCTAGTAGTAGTGCTCTTTTGGAGCTTGTACCTGAGACAAAAAAggaaaatcttgattttgagcTTCCTATGTATGACCCTTCAAAAGGGGTTGTTGTGGATCTTGCTGTGGTCGGTGGTGGTCCTGCAGGTCTTGCTGTTGCACAGCAAGTTTCTGAAGCAGGACTTTCTGTTTGTTCGATTGATCCGAATCCTAAATTGATATGGCCTAATAACTATGGTGTTTGGGTGGATGAATTTGAGGCTATGGACTTGTTAGATTGTCTTGATGCTACTTGGTCTGGTGCAACGGTGTACATTGATGATAATACAACTAAAGATCTTAATAGACCTTATGGAAGGGTTAACCGAAAGCAGTTGAAATCGAAAATGATGCAGAAATGTATACTGAATGGTGTTAAATTCCATCAAGCCAAAGTTATAAAGGTAATCCATGAGGAATCTAAATCCATGTTGATATGCAATGATGGTATTACTATTCAGGCGACAGTGGTGCTCGATGCAACTGGCTTCTCTAGATCTCTTGTTCAGTATGATAAGCCTTATAACCCCGGGTATCAAGTAGCTTATGGCATTTTGGCTGAAGTTGAAGAGCACCCCTTTGATGTAAACAAGATGGTTTTCATGGATTGGCGCGACTCTCATTTGAAGAACAACGTGGAGCTCAAGGAGAGAAATAGTAGAATACCAACTTTCCTTTATGCCATGCCATTTTCATCCAACAGGATATTTCTTGAAGAAACCTCACTTGTTGCTCGTCCTGGTTTGGGTATGGATGATATTCAAGAACGAATGGTGGCTCGTTTAAGTCACTTGGGGATAAAAGTTAAGAGCATTGAAGAGGATGAACATTGTGTAATACCAATGGGTGGTCCTCTTCCAGTATTACCTCAGAGAGTTGTTGGAATTGGTGGCACAGCCGGTATGGTTCATCCATCCACCGGTTATATGGTAGCAAGGACACTAGCTGCAGCTCCTGTCGTTGCCAATGCCATAATTCAGTACCTCAGTTCTGAAAGAAGTCATTCGGGTGATGAGTTATCCGCAGCTGTTTGGAAGGATTTGTGGCCGATAGAGAGGAGGCGTCAAAGAGAGTTCTTCTGCTTCGGTATGGACATTCTTCTGAAGCTTGACTTACCGGCTACAAGGAGGTTCTTTGATGCATTCTTCGACTTAGAACCTCGTTATTGGCATGGCTTCTTGTCATCCAGGTTGTTTCTACCTGAACTCATAGTTTTTGGGCTCTCACTTTTCTCTCATGCTTCAAATACTTCTAGATTAGAGATAATGACAAAGGGAACTCTTCCATTAGTACATATGATCAACAATTTGTTACAGGATAAAGAATGA